One segment of Pyrococcus sp. ST04 DNA contains the following:
- a CDS encoding TIGR04076 family protein has product MERLVIKVVEIRGNCPVFKIGDKITIEGPEVVLEETDAICTHAFASLLPYIVALRKGIKPKDLGLGKGEKAYVQCLDPGPPYTNGGTVIFEITVVRDETKESVENSKRGN; this is encoded by the coding sequence GTGGAACGATTAGTGATAAAGGTTGTAGAGATCAGGGGAAATTGTCCTGTATTTAAAATTGGAGATAAAATTACTATAGAGGGTCCAGAAGTAGTGCTGGAAGAAACAGACGCAATTTGTACGCATGCATTTGCATCGTTGCTACCATATATAGTAGCCCTTAGGAAAGGCATAAAGCCAAAAGATCTTGGGCTTGGAAAAGGTGAAAAAGCTTACGTTCAGTGTCTAGATCCTGGTCCTCCTTATACCAACGGAGGCACTGTAATATTTGAAATAACGGTGGTCAGAGATGAAACAAAAGAAAGCGTGGAAAATAGTAAGAGAGGTAATTAA
- a CDS encoding GTPase, whose product MKQKKAWKIVREVINEADIVVEVVDARDPIGTRNKKLEKMVIESGKKLLIVMNKADLVPKEWAEEYKQRSDVPIIFISARERKGTGILRKELKKIAKSIEKEKVKVALIGYPNVGKSTIINVLKGKHAVGTAPIPGYTKGKQLIRLTKRLWLLDTPGVVPIDDFDELVIKGGFPADKIRDPVKPALKLIKRILETRKEALTEKFGIKEFENEEDILRMIGEKRGLFREGGEVDIEETARWFLREWQTGRFTLFSQEEKKEETFIPSFDDILSEIKANEITEPRMILWRYENKLHEYLGSEKRFGMVKVGEFTIAIATGFKKCPNALKFIEKITGKNVVMSECFGKKWKGIIAILED is encoded by the coding sequence ATGAAACAAAAGAAAGCGTGGAAAATAGTAAGAGAGGTAATTAACGAGGCAGATATTGTCGTTGAGGTAGTTGATGCTAGAGATCCAATAGGTACCAGAAATAAGAAACTCGAGAAGATGGTAATTGAAAGTGGAAAAAAGTTACTAATCGTTATGAACAAGGCTGACTTAGTTCCCAAAGAATGGGCCGAGGAGTATAAACAAAGAAGTGACGTCCCGATAATATTCATTTCTGCAAGGGAGAGAAAAGGAACAGGAATCCTTAGAAAAGAGCTAAAGAAGATTGCAAAATCAATTGAGAAGGAAAAAGTTAAAGTCGCTCTAATTGGCTATCCAAATGTTGGGAAGAGTACAATAATTAACGTGCTCAAGGGAAAACACGCTGTTGGCACTGCCCCAATTCCTGGATATACAAAGGGCAAACAACTGATTAGGCTCACAAAAAGATTATGGCTTTTGGATACTCCCGGAGTGGTTCCAATTGACGATTTTGATGAGCTGGTCATAAAAGGGGGATTTCCCGCGGATAAAATAAGAGACCCAGTTAAACCAGCGCTAAAGCTAATTAAGAGAATACTTGAAACAAGAAAAGAAGCCCTAACCGAAAAATTTGGAATAAAAGAATTCGAGAATGAAGAGGATATTTTGAGGATGATAGGAGAGAAGAGAGGTCTCTTTAGAGAGGGAGGAGAAGTCGATATTGAAGAAACTGCAAGATGGTTCCTTAGGGAATGGCAAACTGGGAGATTTACGCTATTTAGTCAGGAAGAAAAGAAAGAAGAAACCTTCATTCCCAGCTTTGATGATATACTAAGTGAAATAAAAGCAAATGAAATTACGGAGCCAAGAATGATACTATGGAGGTATGAAAATAAGCTGCATGAATATCTAGGAAGCGAAAAGAGATTTGGGATGGTAAAAGTTGGGGAATTTACAATAGCAATAGCAACTGGTTTTAAGAAATGTCCCAATGCATTAAAGTTTATTGAGAAAATTACTGGTAAGAATGTCGTTATGAGTGAATGTTTTGGTAAAAAGTGGAAAGGAATAATAGCAATATTGGAGGACTGA
- the trm14 gene encoding tRNA (guanine(6)-N2)-methyltransferase: MPKFLLTTAQGIEDIAAKEIERILSDLVLKIKIRPWGIEGRILLETKEGYYLDEKGKKRPISIGEVLTKNSRTLHRIISLLTVSRARNLEEIENVTREVDIEAYLKEKESFGVRAERFGSHEFRSVDIARVVGRIIQEKTKAPVNLDHPAVIIRAELIGDIFILGVDITGDHSLHRRPWRVYDHPAHLKASIANALIELSKPEGIFADPFCGSGTIPIELALRGYKNRIICLEKFRKHLTGAKMNAIAAGVFDKIEFVLGDATKLSKYVEEVNTVVSNLPYGLKIGKKGMIPKLYSEFFSELSKVLNGRGVFITTEKNAIEKAIEEHGFKILEKRIIGHGGLDVHCYVIR; the protein is encoded by the coding sequence ATGCCGAAATTCCTTCTAACTACCGCTCAGGGAATTGAGGATATAGCAGCGAAAGAGATAGAGAGAATACTTTCAGATTTAGTTCTGAAAATTAAAATTAGACCTTGGGGGATAGAAGGTAGAATTCTCTTAGAGACTAAAGAGGGATATTACCTTGACGAAAAAGGGAAGAAAAGACCAATAAGCATTGGAGAAGTTTTAACAAAAAACTCAAGAACGTTACATAGAATAATTTCTCTCCTCACAGTTTCTCGTGCAAGGAATTTAGAAGAAATTGAGAATGTGACAAGAGAGGTTGATATAGAGGCTTACTTAAAGGAAAAAGAGAGCTTTGGAGTTAGGGCCGAGAGATTTGGAAGTCATGAATTTAGAAGCGTAGATATTGCAAGGGTAGTTGGAAGGATTATTCAGGAAAAAACTAAAGCTCCCGTTAACCTTGACCATCCAGCCGTGATAATCAGGGCAGAGCTCATTGGGGACATTTTCATACTTGGGGTTGACATTACAGGGGATCATTCACTCCACAGAAGGCCATGGAGAGTCTATGATCACCCAGCTCATCTGAAGGCAAGTATAGCAAACGCGCTAATCGAGCTTTCGAAGCCCGAAGGAATTTTTGCTGATCCATTCTGTGGCTCGGGAACAATTCCGATAGAACTTGCCCTTAGAGGGTACAAGAACAGGATAATATGCCTCGAAAAGTTTAGGAAACATCTCACAGGGGCAAAAATGAATGCAATTGCAGCCGGCGTTTTTGATAAAATAGAGTTTGTTCTCGGAGATGCTACGAAACTTAGCAAATATGTTGAAGAAGTAAATACAGTGGTCAGCAACTTACCTTATGGTTTGAAAATTGGAAAGAAGGGTATGATACCAAAGCTGTACTCAGAATTCTTCTCGGAGCTATCCAAGGTCTTAAACGGAAGAGGGGTGTTCATTACTACAGAAAAAAATGCAATAGAAAAAGCAATTGAAGAGCATGGATTTAAAATACTAGAGAAGAGGATAATTGGTCATGGTGGCTTAGATGTTCACTGCTACGTCATAAGGTAG
- a CDS encoding fumarylacetoacetate hydrolase family protein, protein MGYVRLPFRDGYYEVRPTKIVALAKNYVEHAKEMNDEPPDEPIIFLKPPSALIGPGNPIILPRKSKRVDHEVELAVIIGKRARKVPAEKAFEYVLGYTILLDITARDLQDEARKKGHPWTVCKGFDTFAPVGPRVVDKRELDPSDLEIGLKVNGKLRQIGRTSQMIFKIPELIEYISSIMTLEPGDIIATGTPPGVGPLRHGDKIEAWIEGIGKVEFDVLSEDSILC, encoded by the coding sequence ATGGGGTATGTTAGATTGCCATTTAGGGATGGCTATTATGAAGTGAGGCCTACCAAAATAGTTGCTCTGGCAAAGAATTACGTTGAGCATGCCAAAGAAATGAATGATGAGCCTCCAGACGAACCCATAATATTTTTAAAGCCCCCTTCTGCCCTCATAGGGCCAGGAAACCCTATTATACTCCCTAGGAAAAGCAAAAGAGTTGACCACGAAGTTGAGCTTGCAGTAATTATTGGAAAGAGAGCGAGAAAAGTCCCTGCCGAAAAGGCCTTTGAGTACGTTCTTGGCTATACGATTCTCCTGGACATTACTGCCAGAGACTTACAAGATGAGGCAAGAAAGAAAGGACACCCCTGGACGGTTTGCAAAGGATTTGATACATTTGCTCCCGTTGGGCCCAGAGTGGTTGATAAAAGGGAACTCGATCCTAGTGACCTCGAGATAGGACTTAAGGTAAACGGCAAATTAAGGCAAATTGGAAGAACGAGTCAGATGATATTCAAGATTCCAGAGTTAATTGAATACATAAGCTCAATAATGACGTTAGAGCCAGGTGACATAATAGCCACCGGAACACCGCCGGGAGTTGGACCTTTAAGGCATGGAGACAAAATTGAAGCTTGGATCGAAGGGATAGGGAAAGTTGAGTTTGATGTCTTAAGTGAAGATTCAATTCTTTGCTGA
- a CDS encoding nitrilase has product MVKVAYVQMEPLLLNPDKNYSKAEGLIKEAAKKGAKLIVLPELFDSGYNFENRDEVFEIAQPIPDGETTTFLMDVARDLGVYIVAGTAEKEGESLYNSAVVVGPRGYVGKYRKVHLFYREKYFFEPGNLGFRVFDLGFLKVGVMICFDWFFPESARTLALKGADVIAHPANLVMPYAPRAMPIRALENRVYTITADRVGEERGLKFIGKSLIASPKAEVLSIASETEEEVGIADIDVHIVRNKRINELNDIFKDRRPEYYFM; this is encoded by the coding sequence ATGGTAAAAGTGGCGTATGTCCAAATGGAACCACTTCTCCTAAATCCTGATAAAAACTATTCAAAGGCCGAAGGGCTAATAAAAGAAGCAGCAAAAAAAGGGGCTAAATTGATAGTTCTTCCAGAGCTTTTTGATAGTGGTTATAACTTTGAAAATAGGGATGAGGTTTTTGAAATAGCTCAACCGATTCCAGATGGAGAAACGACGACTTTTCTTATGGATGTTGCTAGAGATCTTGGAGTATATATAGTAGCTGGAACTGCAGAAAAAGAAGGAGAAAGTTTGTATAATTCAGCTGTTGTTGTTGGGCCAAGAGGATACGTGGGAAAATATAGGAAAGTTCATCTATTCTACCGAGAAAAATACTTCTTTGAGCCTGGAAACTTGGGATTTCGAGTTTTTGACTTGGGCTTCCTTAAAGTAGGGGTTATGATATGTTTTGACTGGTTCTTTCCGGAAAGTGCAAGAACACTAGCACTAAAGGGAGCTGACGTCATAGCTCATCCAGCCAATCTTGTAATGCCTTACGCACCTAGAGCAATGCCAATTAGAGCCCTCGAAAACAGAGTCTATACCATAACAGCAGATAGGGTAGGTGAAGAAAGAGGTCTAAAATTCATAGGGAAAAGTCTTATAGCTTCTCCAAAAGCAGAAGTGCTCTCCATAGCCTCTGAAACTGAGGAAGAAGTTGGGATAGCTGATATTGATGTACATATAGTCAGGAATAAGAGAATTAATGAGCTTAACGATATCTTCAAAGATAGAAGGCCCGAGTATTATTTCATGTAA